DNA from candidate division KSB1 bacterium:
CAGTCATTGAGGTGCAAAGTTTATGAAACACGATGAAACGAGAGTAGATATCCATATAGGATAGAAAATAGTAATCTCTATTTCCGAAAGTAATGACCATCAAATCGGTTTGCCAAACTTGATCCGGATAACAAGGCTTTTCATGTGGAGCCCAATTCTCTGGCTTTGATCTGGATTTTCTGATGGGTAAGAGATTGTTTTCTCTTAAGATACGATAAACACTCGAAGAACTCATAAAAGCAATGTTTTCATCAATCATTCGATAGCTGAGTTCTCGATGATTATACTGGGTGTGTGAAAGAGCATAATCTTTAACGGCTTGCTTTTCTTCTTGGGTAATTGTATTCAATTGAATTCTTCGAAGTGTCTTATCGTTTTGGGGAGTTTTCTTTTTCAGTGAATAAAACCGTTGGATGTTAATTCTCCATTTACTGCAAATAGCTCTTTTACTCCAGCCATAGTGGCTATATCTGTCTAACATATCTGATAGATCCAATTTGATTTCCATACTCAAATGACGGTATTTGCCTAATCGGTAAGTTTTTTTTTAAGCTCTAACGCCTCTTCTGTGACAACGGCTATGATATGATCTTTGCGCCTTAATTCCTCTTCCAGGTTATTTATCTTGCGCTCCGTTGTCTTGGGTAATTTTGTAAATAGCGCATCTGCATTGCTAATCATTTGCTTCTGCCATTGATAAAACTGAACCTCACTAATTCCTCGTTGACGACAGTAAGCCGCTATACCTTCAGGCAATTTCAGACCTTCTAAAACTGTTCGAACTTTATAACTCGATGAATATTTCTTCCTTAGCATGGATCGATGCTCCTTTCTTTTGTCTTAATGTATTCATCCATGCACTTAACAAAAAATATTTAATTTGTCTGTTTTCTACGGAAACAGTACGGTTTTTGTAATTTTCATTTAATTCGGTCAACATCAACTGAATTCGATTATTATCAATTCCTTTTGTTTACTGACTTTCCATTCATCTTTCTCTTCAATGCTTATATACCATGTCTGAATTTCAGAATCTTTGACATGGTAGACCATCATACTTCCTTGTCTGTTTTGCTCCGAATTAGAAGAGATCCAAATGCATAAACCACTATTGGTTCGTTTCGAAATAAAGTTGTTTCGGTTTTTTGTGCTTCCTTGGTAGGTGTGAAGTAGTTCCTCAAATTTTTTATTCTGAATCTCCTTTAATCTAAACAGTGATTCAGATAATACTCGGTCAGGGTTGAATGGGGAAATTGTTATTTATTTATTCCAAAAGGGTTCAAGGACGAATGGAATACCAGGATGTGTTTTTAAATCGTATTTAAGAATCTCTTTACCTGTATAATTAAGCCACTTATGGTCAAACCAGTTCTTAATTCTAACGACTGAAATTTCATCTGGATTTAAAAGTTCTTATCAAATTATCTACAATGGAGTCAATAATCTTTTTGAACCCTTCAGCATCCGAGTCGTCAAATTTTATCTTGATCATTTTCTTTAATTGCATCCTAACTTTTATATAAATTCATTGTTTTTTTCACTTCATTTCAGTGGGTAAACACAATGTGTTAATATCGCTTATTCGTTAAGCGGCAACCATCAATTCTCTTTAGGGGCAAACGTGAAACCCTGATTAACATCCGTAACTCCAAAACCTGCAACCGGTCCACCTCCAATAACGAAGATTGTATCGGCAACTGTAACTGCACTCATACCGTGGCGAGGCGTTCGCAGTGAGGTGACTGACCGCCAGGTATTGGTAACCGGATCATATTCCTCATTTTCTTTGAAAACACCCGAGCTTCCTGGACTAAAAAATTCTCCCCCAAAAACATACAATTTCCCATTCATGGCTGCTGCCGCCAAACCGCCTCGCGCTGTAGGCATATCTGCCAATGTATGCCAACTATCACTGGCAGGAGAATAGGCGTGCAGGCTGCGTTGGTTGACAAACTGACTGTTTCTGCCACCAACTACATAAATCAGCGAATCGAGGACTGCGGCTGCCAGGTGATCTTGTTTGGTGGGCATTGGTTCCAATATAGTCCAGGAATCTGATGTCGGGTCATAAACCTCGTTTACGGATAGAACCCCTGAACTATTCGCCCCGCCGATAGCATAAAT
Protein-coding regions in this window:
- a CDS encoding transposase; protein product: MLRKKYSSSYKVRTVLEGLKLPEGIAAYCRQRGISEVQFYQWQKQMISNADALFTKLPKTTERKINNLEEELRRKDHIIAVVTEEALELKKKLTD
- a CDS encoding DDE-type integrase/transposase/recombinase; its protein translation is MLDRYSHYGWSKRAICSKWRINIQRFYSLKKKTPQNDKTLRRIQLNTITQEEKQAVKDYALSHTQYNHRELSYRMIDENIAFMSSSSVYRILRENNLLPIRKSRSKPENWAPHEKPCYPDQVWQTDLMVITFGNRDYYFLSYMDIYSRFIVFHKLCTSMTGDSIKEATQQAFKKTNKKPKVVQSDNGSCYISQEYRSYLAKSEINHHRIHPHCPNENAEIERYHRTVRELLDPYEAKNFSHLLELIKEQIHIYNYCRYHSAIGFITPHSKYTNKEEKIFIKRKQKLKRAKEKRIKWNIQLNESKKFEQKAA
- a CDS encoding galactose oxidase — protein: MTLLVISVVICSCNNMEVDGPKDIRTGLTGGEQKGSWFTRAPLPTARQEMPLTLFNGKIYVPGGFNEEASGSSLVEVFDPSSNKWSSIPNLPTPLNHLTMVGLNDKLYVIGGYLGSSFIAHNKVYEYNFQTEDWNLKSPMFTSRGAHVSVEYDGKIYAIGGANSSGVLSVNEVYDPTSDSWTILEPMPTKQDHLAAAVLDSLIYVVGGRNSQFVNQRSLHAYSPASDSWHTLADMPTARGGLAAAAMNGKLYVFGGEFFSPGSSGVFKENEEYDPVTNTWRSVTSLRTPRHGMSAVTVADTIFVIGGGPVAGFGVTDVNQGFTFAPKEN